A stretch of Microtus pennsylvanicus isolate mMicPen1 chromosome 5, mMicPen1.hap1, whole genome shotgun sequence DNA encodes these proteins:
- the Plgrkt gene encoding plasminogen receptor (KT), with translation MGFIFSKSMNENMKNQKELMIMQGQLQLERQLTMQNEMRERQMAMQIAWSREFLKYFGTFFGIATISLTSGAIKRKKPALLIPIVPLSFIFTYQYDLGYGTLLQRMKREAEDILETEKAKLELPKGMITFESLEKVRREQSRFVLDK, from the exons ATGGGGTTTATATTCTCCAAATCTATGAATGAGaacatgaaaaaccaaaaggagttGATGATCATGCAAGGCCAACTTCAG CTTGAAAGGCAGCTGACCATGCAGAATGAGATGAGGGAGCGACAAATGGCCATGCAGATCGCCTGGTCTCGGGAATTCCTCAAATATTTTGGAACCTTTTTTGGCATTGCCACCATCTCTTTAACATCTGG CGCGATAAAGCGGAAGAAGCCAGCCTTGCTCATTCCTATCGTTCCCCTCAGCTTTATCTTCACCTACCAGTATGACCTGGGCTACGGAACTCTTCTGCAAAGAATGAAAA GGGAAGCCGAAGACAtattagaaacagaaaaggctaAGTTGGAGCTGCCAAAAGGAATGATCACCTTCGAAAGCCTTGAAAAAGTCAGAAGGGAGCAGAGTCGATTCGTCTTGGACAAGTGA
- the Cd274 gene encoding programmed cell death 1 ligand 1 has protein sequence MRIFTVATFTVCCHLLRAFTITAPKDLYVVEYGSNVTIECRFPVEHQLDLPSLVVYWEKDDQQVIQFVDGKTDRQDSSFRERASLPKEQILKGNAGLHITDVKLRDAGVYCCMISYGGADYKRITLKVHAPYHKINHRIFMDPVTSEYELTCQAEGYPKAEVIWTNSDNQSLSGKTTVTTSQTEEKLFNMTSTLRINATANDVFYCTFWRFQSGENYTAELIIPEPPAEFHPNKRTHWVLLGSLLLLIVVVLVFFCPRKQVKTLDVEKCGFEDTKSKNQNDTQFEET, from the exons ATGAGGATATTTACCGTCGCTACATTCACAGTCTGCTGTCACTTGCTAAGAG CCTTCACCATCACGGCTCCCAAGGACCTGTATGTGGTAGAATATGGCAGCAACGTCACGATTGAATGCAGATTCCCGGTAGAACACCAGCTGGACCTGCCCTCCTTAGTTGTCTACTGGGAGAAGGATGACCAACAAGTTATCCAGTTCGTCGATGGAAAGACAGACCGGCAAGACAGTAGCTTCAGGGAGAGAGCCTCGCTGCCAAAGGAACAGATTTTAAAGGGAAACGCTGGGCTTCACATCACGGACGTGAAGCTGCGGGACGCCGGGGTTTACTGTTGCATGATCAGCTATGGCGGCGCGGATTACAAGAGGATCACACTGAAAGTCCACG CCCCGTACCACAAAATCAACCACAGAATTTTCATGGATCCAGTCACGTCCGAGTACGAACTAACATGTCAGGCTGAGGGCTACCCAAAAGCTGAAGTCATCTGGACCAACAGTGACAACCAATCCCTGAGTGGCAAGACCACTGTCACCACTTCCCAGACAGAAGAGAAGCTTTTCAATATGACCAGCACTCTGAGGATCAACGCAACGGCTAACGATGTTTTCTACTGCACGTTTTGGAGATTTCAGTCAGGGGAAAACTACACAGCTGAGTTGATCATCCCAG AACCACCTGCAGAATTTCACCCAAATAAGAGGACTCACTGGGTACTTCTGGGATCGCTTCTACTGTTGATTGTTGTAGTCCTAGTCTTCTTCTGCCCAAGAAAACAAG TGAAAACCCTAGATGTGGAGAAATGTGGCTTCGAAGACACAAAGTCAAAAAACCAAAACG ATACACAGTTCGAGGAGACGTAA